A genome region from Cucurbita pepo subsp. pepo cultivar mu-cu-16 chromosome LG02, ASM280686v2, whole genome shotgun sequence includes the following:
- the LOC111788386 gene encoding F-box protein At1g47056-like, with protein sequence MGQSASSAAILSRRDSNYSHRSKIKSTALISPMHLDETDDFREIILGASDFISDLPDECLACIFQSLSPVDRKNCSLVCRRWLKVEGQSRHRLSIKAETDLSSIIPSLFTRFDAVTKLALKCDRRSTSIGDDALILISFRCRNLTRLKLRACRELTDVGMAAFAKNCKGLKKLSCGSCTFGAKGMNAVLDNCSALEELSVKRLRGITDSTAEPIGPGVAGSSLKTICLKDLYNAQCFGPLVMGAKNMRTLKLFRCSGDWDTLLRYVAERVTGLVEVHLERLQVSDAGLSAISNCLDLEILHLVKTPECTNLGIVALAERCKLLRKLHIDGWKANRIGDEGLIAVARNCSNLQELVLIGVNPTKVSLEILASNCRNLERLALCGSDTVGDNEISCIAAKCIALKKLCIKSCPVSDQGMEALAEGCPNLVKVKVKKCRGVTPEGADSLRLSRGSLAVNLDSGEPEHPDASASDGGIQDNVVDFHPIPSQVAPPMIASSSAGRSSSLKSRLGLLAGRGLVACTLRRWSGGNSSTRINT encoded by the coding sequence ATGGGCCAATCAGCTTCGTCGGCTGCGATTCTTAGCCGCCGCGACAGCAATTATAGCCATCGTTCTAAGATCAAATCAACGGCTCTGATCTCCCCGATGCACCTGGATGAAACCGATGACTTTCGGGAAATCATTCTTGGAGCCTCGGATTTCATTTCTGATCTTCCGGATGAGTGCTTGGCTTGTATTTTCCAATCCCTGAGCCCCGTCGACCGTAAGAACTGCTCTCTCGTATGTCGCCGCTGGCTCAAAGTGGAGGGACAGAGCCGACACCGTCTCTCCATTAAAGCTGAAACGGATCTTTCCTCCATCATACCTTCCCTCTTTACTCGATTCGATGCTGTTACTAAACTTGCTTTGAAGTGTGACCGTAGATCTACCAGCATCGGAGATGACGCTCTTATTCTCATCTCCTTTCGATGCCGTAATTTGACTCGTCTCAAGCTTCGTGCGTGCCGTGAACTGACCGATGTTGGCATGGCTGCTTTTGCCAAGAACTGCAAGGGTTTGAAAAAACTTTCCTGTGGATCTTGCACATTTGGAGCCAAAGGAATGAACGCCGTTCTTGATAATTGTTCCGCCCTCGAAGAATTATCGGTGAAGAGACTTCGTGGTATCACTGATTCGACTGCTGAGCCGATTGGGCCTGGCGTAGCTGGGTCATCTCTCAAAACCATTTGCCTAAAAGATCTTTACAATGCACAGTGTTTTGGACCGCTTGTAATGGGTGCAAAAAATATGAGAACTTTGAAGCTCTTCCGATGTTCTGGGGATTGGGATACGTTGCTCAGATATGTAGCAGAGCGAGTGACTGGTCTTGTTGAAGTCCATCTAGAAAGACTTCAGGTAAGTGATGCAGGCCTTTCAGCAATCTCGAATTGCTTGGATCTGGAAATTCTGCACCTCGTTAAGACCCCGGAGTGTACCAACCTGGGCATTGTGGCGTTAGCAGAACGATGTAAGCTCTTGAGGAAGCTACACATTGATGGATGGAAGGCGAATAGGATTGGAGACGAGGGTTTAATAGCGGTTGCCAGAAATTGCTCTAACCTTCAAGAATTGGTTCTCATTGGGGTGAATCCCACAAAGGTAAGCCTGGAAATATTGGCCTCGAATTGCCGAAATTTAGAGCGATTGGCACTGTGCGGAAGCGATACTGTTGGTGATAACGAAATCTCATGCATTGCCGCAAAATGCATAGCACTGAAAAAGCTCTGCATTAAGAGTTGTCCTGTTTCGGATCAAGGTATGGAAGCGCTTGCTGAAGGGTGCCCAAATTTAGTGAAAGTCAAGGTTAAGAAATGTCGGGGAGTAACTCCCGAGGGTGCAGATTCGTTGAGGTTGAGTAGGGGATCGCTTGCCGTGAACTTAGACAGTGGTGAACCTGAACATCCAGATGCAAGTGCAAGTGATGGCGGGATACAGGATAATGTTGTTGATTTTCATCCGATTCCAAGTCAAGTTGCGCCGCCTATGATTGCATCCAGTAGTGCTGGGCGATCTTCGTCTCTTAAGTCAAGGTTAGGCCTTTTGGCGGGGAGGGGTTTAGTTGCTTGTACACTGAGAAGGTGGTCAGGTGGTAATAGTAGTACTCGAATTAATACTTAA
- the LOC111788388 gene encoding protein RICE SALT SENSITIVE 3-like produces MESGLPMLNCLLQHTLRSLCLSSESCSSTSSKWVYAIFWRILPRNFPPPKWEFGGSALDRSKGNKRNWILVWEDGFCDFHECEKAASGCIAGRFGLDLFFKMSHEVYSYGEGLVGKVGADNSHKWVFRDNATESDPNLISSWNSSIEPQPRAWESQFKSGIQTIAVFAVREGVVQLGSFDKVQEDLNLVINVQRKFSYLHSMPGIFAVQRPYLPSQHPYVLKPDVQMIENQSTGLKRLFSSMLDESSIKSINLGWNTPQHPSASGSPVWPIPPLLPSTSCSLRTFKSKLPSNSTPRCEANECFNSVQLMSINHPNPNTMKATNSEVKIETSSQLDAAQETEEKPSWKNPGRLGFEDGMVTELGFRLGETSQNGLSLN; encoded by the exons ATGGAAAGTGGCCTTCCCATGCTTAACTGTCTGTTACAACACACTTTAAGGAGTCTATGTTTGTCATCAGAATCTTGTAGCTCTACCTCTTCCAAGTGGGTTTACGCCATTTTCTGGAGGATCCTCCCTAGAAACTTTCCTCCACCCAA GTGGGAGTTCGGTGGGAGTGCTCTTGATCGCTCTAAAGGAAACAAGAGGAACTG GATTCTTGTTTGGGAAGATGGATTTTGTGATTTCCATGAATGTGAAAAAGCAGCAAGTGGATGTATTGCAGGGAGGTTTGGACTTGATCTCTTCTTCAAAATGTCTCATGAGGTTTACAGTTATGGAGAAGG GTTAGTGGGAAAAGTTGGAGCAGATAATAGTCATAAATGGGTTTTCAGAGATAACGCAACTGAAAGTGATCCGAACCTCATCTCCTCGTGGAACTCATCCATTGAGCCT CAACCTCGAGCATGGGAATCTCAATTTAAATCAGGCATTCAG ACAATTGCGGTCTTTGCTGTACGAGAAGGCGTAGTTCAATTGGGCTCTTTTGATAAG GTCCAGGAAGATCTCAATTTAGTGATTAATGTACAGAGGAAATTCAGCTACCTGCATAGCATGCCAGGTATTTTTGCGGTTCAAAGGCCCTACCTTCCTAGCCAACATCCATACGTTTTAAAGCCAGATGTCCAGATGATCGAAAACCAATCAACTGGGTTGAAGCGATTGTTCAGCTCCATGCTTGATGAATCTTCTATCAAATCCATCAACTTAGGCTGGAACACCCCACAACATCCCTCGGCTTCTGGATCGCCAGTGTGGCCAATCCCAcctcttcttccttccacTTCATGCAGTCTTAGAACTTTTAAATCAAAGTTGCCTTCTAATAGTACCCCACGTTGTGAAGCCAATGAATGTTTCAATTCAGTTCAACTCATGTCCATTAACCACCCAAACCCGAATACAATGAAGGCTACCAACTCAGAAGTGAAGATAGAAACCTCCAGCCAGTTAGATGCAGCCCAAGAAACAGAAGAGAAACCAAGTTGGAAAAACCCTGGTCGTCTGGGGTTTGAGGATGGGATGGTGACAGAATTGGGATTCAGACTTGGAGAGACAAGTCAAAATGGTCTAAGCCTCAATTAA
- the LOC111788700 gene encoding low-temperature-induced cysteine proteinase-like produces the protein MGTYRSSQIMPLLFFVIITLSSALALASSIISERTDEEVMALYDQWRAKHGKLRNGLRGQRDDRFEIFKDNLKYIDEINAQNLPYRLGLNVFADLTNAEYRSKYLGTRFAAGSRRNKTSSRYQPRLGDKLPDSVDWREKGAVVPVKDQGSCGSCWAFSTIAAVEGINQVVTGDLVSLSEQELVDCDTSYNEGCNGGLMDYAFEFIINNGGIDTEEDYPYNGFDSSCIQYKKNARVVSIDGYEDVPVNDEKALQKAAANQVVAVAIEGGGRSFQLYQSGIFTGKCGTNLDHGVNVVGYGSEGGVDYWIVRNSWGGSWGEHGYIRMQRNIDSPTGLCGIAMEPSYPTKNGPNPPNPGPTPPSPVKPPSVCDEYYTCPAAETCCCIFEFSNLCLEWGCCPLESATCCDDHYSCCPHDFPICNVRAGTCLKGKNDVFGVKAMRRTTAAAKPSWAFGDVAVGKSSA, from the exons ATGGGGACCTACCGATCTTCGCAGATTATGCCTCTCCTGTTCTTCGTTATCATAACTTTATCGTCGGCCTTGGCTTTGGCTTCTTCGATCATCTCCGAGAGGACGGATGAGGAGGTGATGGCGCTCTATGACCAGTGGCGTGCTAAGCATGGGAAGTTGCGGAACGGCCTCAGAGGACAGCGGGATGATCGATTCGAGATCTTCAAGGATAATCTTAAGTACATCGACGAAATCAACGCCCAAAATTTGCCCTACCGTTTAGGTTTGAACGTATTTGCAGATCTGACCAATGCCGAGTACCGATCCAAGTACTTGGGAACCAGATTCGCCGCTGGTTCAAGGAGAAACAAGACGAGCAGTCGCTATCAGCCTCGCCTTGGGGATAAACTTCCCGACTCTGTCGATTGGAGGGAGAAAGGAGCCGTCGTTCCCGTTAAGGACCAGGGAAGCTGCG GGAGTTGCTGGGCGTTCTCAACTATAGCTGCTGTGGAAGGCATAAACCAGGTTGTTACAGGCGACTTGGTAAGTTTATCAGAACAGGAGCTGGTGGATTGTGACACTTCTTATAACGAAGGTTGCAATGGAGGCTTAATGGATTATGCCTTCGAGTTCATCATCAACAACGGTGGCATTGACACCGAGGAAGATTATCCTTACAACGGCTTTGATAGCTCCTGCATCCAATATAAG AAAAATGCTAGGGTCGTTTCAATTGATGGCTATGAAGACGTTCCTGTAAACGATGAGAAAGCACTGCAAAAAGCTGCCGCTAATCAGGTTGTGGCTGTTGCCATCGAAGGAGGTGGTAGAAGTTTCCAGTTATATCAATCG GGTATATTCACTGGAAAGTGTGGAACAAATTTGGACCATGGTGTTAATGTAGTTGGATACGGGTCTGAAGGGGGCGTTGATTACTGGATTGTGAGAAACTCATGGGGCGGGAGCTGGGGTGAACATGGCTACATCAGGATGCAACGTAACATTGATTCCCCAACAGGTCTCTGTGGGATTGCAATGGAGCCTTCCTACCCCACTAAAAATGGACCAAACCCACCAAATCCAGGCCCAACTCCTCCAAGTCCGGTGAAACCACCATCTGTATGCGATGAATATTACACCTGTCCCGCCGCTGAAACCTGCTGCTGCATCTTTGAGTTCTCAAACCTGTGCCTTGAATGGGGATGCTGTCCACTTGAGAGCGCCACCTGCTGTGATGACCATTACAGCTGCTGCCCCCATGACTTTCCCATCTGTAACGTCCGTGCTGGAACCTGCTTGAAG GGGAAGAATGATGTTTTCGGAGTGAAGGCGATGAGGCGCACTACAGCTGCAGCCAAACCATCGTGGGCATTCGGAGATGTGGCTGTTGGAAAGAGCAGCGCTTAA
- the LOC111787492 gene encoding protein DCL homolog, chloroplastic-like, with product MVASLLLRGHPLIRLGLRNRGLCTGVVRVTRRSCCTAMPASTPPGGGLSSAENTTSVLSATDPPNYQRWDEPGYRKWKNQEEEILSDIDPVISLTKEILHSNRYVDGERLTFEDEKIMVDRLLAHHPHAEDKIGCGLESIMVDRHPQFRHSRCLFVVRTDGGWIDFSYQKCLRAYIRNKYPLYAERFIREHFKRGS from the exons ATGGTTGCTTCTTTGCTGCTCAGGGGGCATCCTCTCATTCGGTTAGGGCTCAGGAACCGCGGGCTATGTACTGGGGTCGTGCGGGTGACTCGCCGGTCTTGCTGCACTGCGATGCCGGCGTCTACTCCACCGGGCGGCGGCTTATCATCTGCTGAAAATACTACCTCTGTATTGAGTGCCACTGACCCACCGAATTACCAAAGGTGGGATGAGCCTGGTTATAGAAAGTGGAAGAATCAGGAAGAGGAAATTCTCAGCGATATCGACCCTGTCATATCCCTCACAAAGGAGATCCTCCACTCCAATAG GTATGTCGATGGGGAGCGACTGACATTTGAGGATGAGAAAATTATGGTTGACAGGCTTCTTGCTCATCATCCACATGCTGAAGATAAAATTGGATGTGGACTTGAATCCATTATG GTCGATCGACACCCCCAATTTCGGCACTCCAGATGCCTCTTTGTCGTAAGGACCGATGGTGGATGGATTGACTTCTCGTATCAAAAGTGTCTTCGGGCATATATCCGAAATAAATACCCATTATATGCAGAGCGGTTTATTCGAGAACATTTCAAACGTGGTAGTTGA